A genome region from Halorussus pelagicus includes the following:
- a CDS encoding matrixin family metalloprotease, with translation MWRTLFVASLLVLAGCATEPPGTEAGADGSADSRALTPDETPDRTNPWAERTLTVAINNTANESRDFRPLVADALEFWSSNDTRFAGFPINYELDPNASDPVIVIEFVDSIESCANVTDPAGCAPYVTANVQASPPVSIEVVGSYSNQSTALILKHELGHTLGLDHSARPQSVMAPTSQLRTLPRANATERRMPWADPNFTVYLNAERADDSGAAREQVRRALDYYAEGANGTVPENVSFALTENRSAADVVVAFSGDLPCRTGDSGSCGRVQGTDPDGDGALERYDHLRVTLSDIDTAAVGWHVGYWLGYGFGFEADADWPAPFRDASYDERRSEWWR, from the coding sequence ATGTGGCGGACACTCTTCGTCGCTTCCCTCCTCGTGCTGGCCGGATGCGCCACCGAACCCCCCGGCACCGAGGCGGGTGCAGACGGGTCGGCGGACTCGCGGGCGCTGACTCCCGACGAGACGCCGGACCGGACGAACCCGTGGGCCGAGAGGACGCTGACGGTCGCTATCAACAACACTGCGAACGAATCGCGGGACTTCCGGCCGCTCGTCGCTGACGCGCTCGAGTTCTGGTCGAGCAACGATACGCGCTTCGCCGGATTCCCCATCAACTACGAACTCGACCCGAACGCCTCGGACCCCGTCATCGTTATCGAGTTCGTCGATTCCATCGAGTCGTGCGCCAATGTCACGGACCCCGCGGGGTGTGCGCCCTACGTTACCGCCAACGTGCAGGCCTCCCCGCCTGTCTCCATCGAGGTTGTCGGCTCCTACTCGAACCAATCGACCGCGCTCATCCTGAAACACGAACTCGGCCACACGCTCGGACTGGACCACAGCGCCCGCCCGCAGTCGGTCATGGCTCCGACCTCGCAACTACGGACGCTCCCGCGGGCCAACGCCACCGAGCGCCGGATGCCGTGGGCCGACCCCAACTTCACGGTCTACCTCAATGCGGAGAGGGCCGACGACTCCGGGGCGGCCCGCGAGCAAGTCCGGCGCGCGCTCGACTACTACGCCGAGGGCGCGAACGGGACCGTCCCCGAGAACGTCTCGTTCGCGCTCACGGAGAACCGCTCTGCGGCCGATGTCGTCGTGGCGTTCAGCGGGGACCTCCCCTGTCGAACCGGCGATAGCGGCTCCTGCGGCCGGGTGCAGGGCACCGACCCCGACGGCGACGGCGCGCTCGAACGCTACGACCACCTGCGGGTGACGCTCAGCGACATCGACACCGCGGCGGTCGGGTGGCACGTCGGCTACTGGCTCGGGTACGGGTTCGGCTTCGAGGCGGACGCCGACTGGCCCGCGCCCTTCCGTGACGCGAGTTACGACGAGCGCAGAAGCGAGTGGTGGCGCTGA
- a CDS encoding CNNM domain-containing protein has protein sequence MSLAQVGLRLVAGLLLILANGFFVAIEFALTRVRQYPEAEFDTPRLRRAWEMTDELEIYLTSCQVGITASSIAVGIVAEPALAAIFEPVFANTALAGIGTGAALAFIIINLVHLTHGEQTPTYLGVERTKMVCRYGATPLYWFARVIRPIMEIGDTVAKWTLALFGIKMTGAWLETEEEAIETRAQLHSRLDSVLDRGELSEERHDEVLNALAAGDQTVGSEMVDSDDIVALSTEDPMEKNLDRMSSSPHTRYPLFGSDADDFRGIVYVPAVLDRIDALRDGNLGLEDVAAPPMTLSAATSVSDAIDQFQAESQELALVLSEGEVVGLLTATDALEAVMGEIEDPLDARSSRPGAVSS, from the coding sequence ATGAGCCTCGCTCAGGTCGGCCTTCGACTGGTCGCGGGACTGTTACTCATCCTCGCAAACGGCTTTTTCGTCGCTATCGAGTTCGCGCTCACGCGGGTCAGACAGTACCCCGAAGCGGAGTTCGACACGCCTCGACTCCGCCGGGCGTGGGAGATGACCGACGAACTGGAGATATATCTCACGAGCTGTCAGGTCGGGATTACGGCGTCGAGCATCGCGGTCGGTATCGTCGCCGAACCCGCGCTGGCGGCCATCTTCGAACCGGTGTTCGCCAACACCGCGCTCGCGGGCATCGGGACCGGGGCCGCCCTCGCGTTCATCATCATCAATCTCGTCCACCTCACGCACGGCGAGCAGACGCCGACCTACCTCGGCGTCGAGCGGACCAAGATGGTCTGTCGGTACGGCGCGACCCCGCTCTACTGGTTCGCGCGAGTCATCCGGCCCATCATGGAAATCGGCGACACGGTGGCCAAGTGGACGCTCGCGCTCTTCGGCATCAAGATGACGGGCGCGTGGCTCGAAACCGAGGAGGAGGCCATCGAGACGCGCGCGCAACTCCACAGCCGACTCGACTCGGTGCTGGACCGCGGCGAACTCTCCGAGGAGCGCCACGATGAGGTCCTGAACGCGCTGGCGGCCGGGGACCAGACCGTCGGGTCCGAGATGGTCGATTCCGACGATATCGTCGCTCTCTCGACCGAGGACCCGATGGAGAAGAACCTCGACCGAATGTCCTCGTCGCCCCACACCCGGTATCCGCTCTTCGGGAGCGATGCCGACGACTTCCGAGGTATCGTCTACGTGCCCGCGGTTCTCGACCGAATCGACGCGTTGCGTGACGGGAATCTCGGACTGGAGGACGTTGCGGCACCGCCGATGACTCTCTCGGCCGCGACGAGCGTCAGCGACGCCATCGACCAGTTCCAAGCGGAGAGTCAGGAACTCGCGCTCGTCCTCTCGGAGGGCGAAGTCGTCGGTCTCCTGACGGCGACCGACGCGCTCGAAGCCGTAATGGGCGAAATCGAGGACCCGCTCGACGCCCGGAGTTCCCGTCCCGGCGCGGTGTCGAGCTGA
- a CDS encoding MATE family efflux transporter: MTATQSDDITEGGLARPLFHLAWPIVVTQLLQVAYNVGDAFWLGRYSANAVGAISLAFPLIFFFIAFGGGFNVAGSTLVAQYMGADSDGSAGEVAGQTLGFVVLIGTILSVVGHFGSGPLLALFPSDAATGTQVVPLAVQYMEIFFLGLPFMFGFLAFSALLRGYGDTRTPMRVMAVTVVLNVVLDPLLIFGVGSIPALGIETALVPELGIRGAAIATLVARAVGGLIGVYVLFFTDTGPDVRLGHLAPDIDYIEDIVRIGIPSALEQSAGALAMVMLTVMIVTFEPSVIAAYGLGNRLISLVFLPAVGLGKATNTVVGQNLGAGKAERAERAVRLAANVGAVVMFALAILAAAFPEPIVKVFMATGTAEAAKTVEYAAEYLRIRTVEFAFIGVFQVLVGAYRGAGNTKTAMAFSLVTLWLIRVPAVYFLAFETSLGATGIWIGVALGHIVGAIGAAVWFTRGTWKDAVIDRDAATSTETTVAED; encoded by the coding sequence GTGACAGCGACGCAGTCTGACGACATCACGGAGGGCGGATTAGCGCGTCCCCTCTTTCATTTGGCGTGGCCCATCGTCGTCACGCAGTTGTTGCAGGTCGCCTACAACGTGGGCGACGCCTTCTGGTTGGGGCGCTACTCCGCCAACGCGGTCGGTGCGATTAGCCTCGCGTTCCCCCTCATCTTCTTCTTCATCGCGTTCGGCGGCGGGTTCAACGTCGCCGGGAGCACCCTCGTCGCCCAGTACATGGGCGCGGACAGCGACGGGTCGGCCGGGGAAGTCGCCGGGCAGACGCTCGGGTTCGTCGTCCTCATCGGCACGATTCTGAGCGTCGTGGGCCACTTCGGTTCCGGACCCCTGCTGGCGCTGTTTCCGAGCGACGCCGCCACCGGCACGCAAGTCGTCCCGCTGGCCGTCCAGTACATGGAGATATTCTTCCTCGGATTACCGTTCATGTTCGGCTTTCTGGCGTTCTCCGCGCTTCTCCGCGGCTACGGCGACACCCGGACGCCGATGCGCGTGATGGCGGTCACGGTCGTGCTGAACGTCGTCCTCGACCCTCTGCTCATCTTCGGCGTCGGGTCCATTCCGGCGCTCGGCATCGAAACCGCCCTCGTTCCGGAGTTGGGTATCCGCGGGGCGGCCATCGCTACGCTCGTCGCCCGCGCGGTCGGCGGACTCATCGGCGTCTACGTGCTGTTCTTCACGGACACCGGGCCGGACGTTCGCCTCGGCCATCTTGCGCCGGACATCGACTACATCGAGGACATCGTCCGCATCGGAATCCCGTCGGCGCTCGAACAGTCCGCGGGCGCGCTGGCGATGGTCATGCTGACGGTCATGATCGTCACCTTCGAGCCGTCGGTCATCGCGGCGTACGGTCTCGGCAATCGGCTCATCTCGCTGGTCTTCCTGCCCGCGGTCGGTCTCGGTAAGGCGACGAACACGGTGGTCGGCCAGAACCTCGGCGCTGGCAAGGCCGAGCGAGCGGAGCGAGCGGTCAGGCTTGCGGCGAACGTCGGCGCAGTCGTCATGTTCGCGCTGGCGATACTTGCGGCAGCGTTCCCCGAACCTATCGTCAAAGTGTTCATGGCCACCGGCACCGCGGAGGCGGCCAAGACGGTCGAGTACGCTGCCGAATACCTCCGTATTCGGACGGTCGAGTTCGCCTTTATCGGCGTCTTTCAGGTGCTGGTCGGTGCCTACCGCGGCGCGGGCAACACCAAGACCGCGATGGCCTTCTCGCTGGTTACGCTGTGGCTCATCCGCGTTCCCGCGGTGTACTTCCTCGCGTTCGAGACGAGTCTCGGCGCGACCGGTATCTGGATCGGCGTCGCGCTCGGCCACATCGTCGGCGCTATCGGCGCGGCAGTGTGGTTCACCCGCGGGACGTGGAAAGACGCCGTTATCGACCGCGACGCCGCGACTTCGACCGAGACCACCGTCGCCGAGGACTAA
- the cca gene encoding CCA tRNA nucleotidyltransferase produces the protein MTGEDDDFEAVAEAVGQRIDPDEGERERMRAAVTALTERARDAIDDLPAEGDVIQVGSTARGTWISGDRDIDLFVRFPADVDREDLESYGLEVGHAVLPEGREEYAEHPYVTGEYDGFDVDLVPCYRLDAATEIQSAVDRTPFHNEYLNARIDADLAGEVRLFKQFLKGIGAYGSDLRTRGFSGYLTELLVVEYGSFRAAVEAAADEWHPPVRFDPEDHATATFDDPLVVVDPTDPERNVAAVCAAENVARLQHYARDLLADPREELFFPDPTDPLSAEGVREQVESRATTPVAVRFDAPDVVEDQLYPQLRKSLSGVCDELDRRGFDALRAATFADESAVLLAELEVAERPAVERHEGPPVHVRQHAEGFFEKYDNDPETYGPFIDGDRYVVEREREFSTAADFLESDALFDVALGVHVESALADDYDVLVGEAVAELADEFGAEVADYFDPTP, from the coding sequence ATGACCGGCGAGGACGACGACTTCGAAGCGGTAGCCGAGGCGGTCGGCCAGCGAATCGACCCCGACGAGGGCGAACGCGAGCGAATGCGGGCGGCCGTGACCGCGCTCACCGAGCGCGCCCGCGACGCCATCGACGACCTGCCCGCGGAGGGCGACGTGATTCAGGTCGGGAGCACCGCCCGCGGGACGTGGATAAGCGGCGACCGAGACATCGACCTGTTCGTGCGATTTCCCGCCGACGTGGACCGCGAGGACTTGGAGTCCTACGGGCTTGAGGTCGGCCACGCTGTCCTCCCGGAGGGCCGCGAGGAGTACGCCGAACACCCCTACGTCACCGGCGAGTACGACGGCTTCGACGTGGACCTCGTGCCCTGTTACCGCCTCGACGCCGCGACCGAGATTCAGTCGGCGGTGGACCGGACGCCGTTCCACAACGAGTACCTGAACGCGCGCATCGACGCCGACCTCGCCGGGGAGGTGCGCCTGTTCAAGCAGTTTCTCAAGGGCATCGGCGCGTACGGGAGCGACCTCCGGACGCGGGGATTCTCGGGCTACCTGACCGAACTGCTCGTGGTCGAGTACGGGAGTTTCCGGGCCGCGGTCGAGGCCGCGGCCGACGAGTGGCACCCGCCGGTTCGGTTCGACCCCGAGGACCACGCCACCGCCACGTTCGACGACCCGCTGGTCGTCGTGGACCCGACCGACCCCGAGCGCAACGTGGCGGCGGTCTGCGCCGCCGAGAACGTCGCGCGCCTCCAGCACTACGCCCGTGACCTGCTGGCCGACCCTCGTGAGGAACTCTTTTTCCCCGACCCGACTGACCCCCTCTCGGCCGAGGGAGTCCGCGAGCAGGTCGAGAGTCGAGCGACGACCCCGGTCGCGGTGCGCTTCGACGCGCCCGACGTGGTCGAGGACCAACTCTATCCGCAACTCCGGAAGTCGCTGTCCGGCGTCTGCGACGAACTGGACCGCCGCGGGTTCGATGCGCTCCGGGCCGCGACGTTCGCCGACGAGTCGGCGGTCCTGCTCGCGGAGTTGGAAGTCGCCGAGCGCCCCGCCGTCGAGCGCCACGAGGGTCCGCCGGTTCACGTCCGCCAGCACGCCGAGGGCTTTTTCGAGAAATACGACAACGACCCGGAGACCTACGGGCCGTTCATCGACGGCGACCGCTACGTCGTCGAGCGCGAGCGCGAGTTTTCGACCGCCGCCGACTTTCTGGAGAGCGACGCGCTGTTCGACGTGGCGCTCGGCGTCCACGTCGAGTCGGCGCTGGCGGACGACTACGACGTGCTGGTCGGCGAAGCGGTCGCCGAACTCGCCGACGAGTTCGGCGCGGAGGTAGCCGACTACTTCGACCCCACGCCGTGA
- a CDS encoding aminopeptidase yields the protein MDPRVHDHAEVLVDWSARIEDGDDVVVRVDEGAHDLAVAVAEKLGERGANYLATYISDEVESAFVGAHEGDFDHDPDFELSMLEKADAVLSLRAKRNTAAKGAAPGDKRAAYKKSRTAIKAQRMDTDWVSTMHPTRAHAQNAGMGYGEYKDFVYDAILRDWESLADEMANLKDLLDAGSEVRLVKEDTDLTMSIEGRTTVNSAASVAYDSHNLPSGEVFTAPEATEGEVYFDVPMTHDGARIRDVRLTFEDGEVVDWSAEVGERALEDILTTDEGAKRLGELGIGMNRGIDRFTDSILFDEKMGDTVHLAVGRAYSSCLPEGQQGNQSAVHTDMITDVSEDSRMEIDGEVIQRNGRFRWEDGFEG from the coding sequence ATGGACCCGCGAGTTCACGACCACGCCGAAGTGCTCGTAGACTGGAGCGCCCGCATCGAGGACGGCGACGATGTCGTCGTCCGCGTGGACGAGGGCGCACACGATTTGGCAGTCGCGGTCGCCGAGAAGTTGGGCGAGCGCGGCGCGAACTACCTCGCCACCTACATCTCCGACGAAGTGGAGTCGGCGTTCGTCGGCGCGCACGAGGGCGACTTCGACCACGACCCCGACTTCGAGCTATCGATGTTGGAGAAGGCCGATGCGGTCCTCTCGCTCAGGGCCAAGCGCAACACCGCCGCGAAAGGGGCCGCCCCCGGCGACAAGCGCGCGGCGTACAAGAAGTCTCGGACCGCCATCAAGGCCCAGCGGATGGACACCGACTGGGTCTCGACCATGCATCCGACCCGCGCCCACGCCCAGAACGCCGGGATGGGCTACGGCGAGTACAAGGACTTCGTCTACGACGCCATCCTGCGGGACTGGGAGAGTCTTGCCGACGAGATGGCGAACCTGAAAGACCTGCTCGACGCGGGGAGCGAGGTCCGACTCGTCAAGGAGGACACCGACCTCACGATGTCAATCGAGGGTCGGACCACGGTCAACAGCGCCGCGTCGGTCGCCTACGACTCGCACAACCTCCCGAGCGGCGAGGTGTTCACTGCACCCGAAGCCACCGAGGGCGAAGTCTACTTCGACGTGCCGATGACCCACGACGGCGCGCGCATCCGCGACGTACGCCTCACCTTCGAGGACGGCGAGGTCGTGGACTGGTCGGCGGAAGTCGGCGAGCGAGCGCTCGAAGACATCCTGACGACCGACGAGGGCGCGAAGCGCCTCGGCGAACTCGGCATCGGGATGAACCGCGGTATCGACCGCTTCACCGACTCCATTCTGTTCGACGAGAAGATGGGCGACACGGTCCACCTCGCGGTCGGGCGCGCGTACTCGTCGTGTCTCCCCGAGGGCCAGCAAGGCAACCAGAGCGCGGTCCACACCGACATGATTACCGACGTGAGCGAGGACTCCCGGATGGAAATCGACGGCGAAGTGATTCAGCGAAACGGGCGGTTCCGGTGGGAAGACGGCTTCGAGGGTTGA
- a CDS encoding DJ-1/PfpI family protein: MTTEIAVVVYDGFDELDAVAPYEAFSNAAARGCDLEVSLRTLEPRDGITASHGLRIETDGRLADADPDLVVVPGGGWNDRADASAWAEAEKGDLPRALADLHERGVELAAVCTGGMLLAEAGILDSRPAVTHASALDDLEATDAEVVDARVVDDGDVLTAGGVTSGLDLALHLIARLCGEEVAEQVATTIEYEPRGEVYET; the protein is encoded by the coding sequence GTGACCACCGAAATCGCCGTCGTCGTCTACGACGGCTTCGACGAACTGGACGCGGTCGCGCCCTACGAAGCGTTCTCGAACGCCGCGGCCCGCGGGTGTGACCTCGAAGTCAGTCTGCGGACGCTCGAACCCCGAGACGGGATTACGGCCAGCCACGGCCTCCGAATCGAGACCGACGGCCGCCTCGCCGACGCGGACCCGGACCTCGTCGTGGTCCCCGGCGGTGGATGGAACGACCGCGCGGACGCGAGCGCGTGGGCCGAAGCCGAGAAGGGCGACCTGCCCCGCGCGCTCGCGGACCTCCACGAGCGCGGCGTCGAACTCGCCGCGGTCTGTACCGGCGGGATGCTCCTCGCGGAAGCGGGGATACTCGACAGTCGGCCCGCGGTCACACACGCGAGCGCGCTCGACGACCTCGAAGCGACCGACGCCGAGGTCGTGGACGCCCGCGTGGTGGACGACGGCGACGTGCTGACCGCGGGCGGCGTGACCTCGGGATTGGACTTGGCGCTGCACCTCATCGCACGGCTCTGCGGCGAGGAAGTCGCCGAGCAGGTGGCGACGACCATCGAGTACGAGCCGCGCGGCGAGGTGTACGAGACCTGA
- a CDS encoding 2Fe-2S iron-sulfur cluster-binding protein: MVDALGLGLGLTLVLIVVALHYSKGTEWPTPDDISQEVLERRAETVPETDFPEPMNRSIGGGGGAVAVGGGGAEGELAGDDEEEEGFDPASIPDDEVEYFDIEYVNEGETIEVASNESLLDAGEDEDWDLPYACRQGQCLSCGGKVQDGDAHDFVRHTNNETLGEDEVEKGYILTCTAHPTDDFALETNETP, translated from the coding sequence ATGGTAGACGCACTGGGTCTGGGACTCGGGCTTACGCTCGTCCTCATCGTGGTGGCCCTTCACTATTCGAAGGGTACCGAGTGGCCAACCCCCGACGATATCTCTCAAGAGGTGCTCGAACGTCGGGCCGAGACCGTGCCGGAAACCGATTTCCCCGAGCCGATGAATCGCTCTATCGGCGGCGGTGGCGGCGCGGTCGCGGTCGGCGGCGGCGGTGCCGAAGGTGAACTCGCAGGTGACGATGAGGAAGAGGAGGGCTTCGACCCCGCCTCCATCCCCGACGACGAAGTCGAATACTTTGACATCGAGTACGTCAACGAGGGCGAAACTATCGAGGTCGCCAGCAACGAGTCGCTACTGGACGCTGGCGAGGACGAAGACTGGGACCTGCCCTACGCCTGTCGGCAGGGTCAGTGTCTCTCGTGCGGTGGCAAGGTGCAGGACGGCGACGCTCACGACTTCGTCCGCCACACCAACAACGAGACGCTCGGCGAGGACGAGGTCGAGAAGGGGTACATCCTGACGTGTACCGCCCATCCGACCGACGACTTCGCGCTCGAAACGAACGAGACGCCCTGA
- the gnd gene encoding phosphogluconate dehydrogenase (NAD(+)-dependent, decarboxylating): MQLGVIGLGRMGRIVVDRVIDAGHDVVAFDLDEEAVAAAAEAGATPADSVVDLAERLGEDKRIWLMVPAGEAVDAALDDLEPHLDGDDVVVDGGNSYFEDSTRRAEETPAAYLDCGTSGGPAGAELGFSLMVGGPEWAYEELVPVFDAVATGPAGHDRMGPAGSGHYVKMVHNGVEYALMQAYGEGFELLAEGRYDLDLEAVARTWNNGAVIRSWLLELCEEAFAEEGTDLGDVDDFIAGGSTGTWTVQEALEQEVPVPLIYQALGERFGSRAAEEGRFSRRLANRLRYGFGRHEVARREE, from the coding sequence ATGCAACTGGGCGTCATCGGACTGGGCCGGATGGGTCGCATCGTCGTGGACCGAGTAATCGACGCGGGACACGACGTGGTGGCCTTCGACTTGGACGAAGAGGCCGTCGCGGCGGCGGCCGAGGCGGGCGCGACCCCCGCCGACTCCGTGGTAGACCTCGCCGAGCGACTGGGCGAGGACAAGCGCATCTGGCTGATGGTCCCCGCCGGGGAAGCCGTGGACGCCGCGCTGGACGACCTCGAACCGCATCTCGACGGCGACGACGTGGTCGTGGACGGCGGTAACTCCTACTTCGAGGACTCGACGCGCCGGGCCGAGGAGACTCCGGCGGCGTACCTCGACTGCGGGACCTCCGGCGGTCCCGCGGGCGCGGAACTGGGTTTCTCGCTGATGGTCGGCGGGCCGGAGTGGGCCTACGAGGAGCTGGTCCCCGTCTTCGACGCCGTGGCGACCGGCCCGGCGGGCCACGACCGGATGGGTCCCGCGGGGTCGGGCCACTACGTCAAGATGGTCCACAACGGCGTCGAGTACGCGCTGATGCAGGCCTACGGCGAGGGCTTCGAGTTGCTCGCGGAGGGTCGCTACGACCTCGACCTCGAAGCGGTCGCCCGGACGTGGAACAACGGGGCCGTGATTCGGTCGTGGCTACTGGAACTCTGCGAAGAGGCGTTCGCCGAGGAGGGGACCGACCTCGGCGACGTGGACGACTTCATCGCCGGTGGCTCGACGGGTACGTGGACCGTCCAAGAAGCCCTTGAACAGGAGGTTCCGGTGCCGCTCATCTATCAGGCGCTCGGCGAGCGATTCGGCTCTCGCGCCGCCGAGGAGGGGCGGTTCTCCCGGCGACTGGCGAATCGGCTTCGGTACGGCTTCGGTCGCCACGAGGTCGCGCGCCGCGAGGAGTAG
- a CDS encoding valine--tRNA ligase produces MTDVPDSYDPERVEPKWQEEWRGSEVYNPEGEPDYVIDTPPPYPTGQLHLGHALGWSYMDFAARFHRLLGDEVLFPQGWDCHGLPTEVKVEEEEDIHRTDVPREEFRDLCVEYTERRIDGMKETMQSLGFSQDWSAEYRTMDADYWEKTQRSFVEMSGENDEDDYIYRDEHPVNWCPRCETAIADAEVENVDREGTLHYVTFPGVDNDDIEIATTRPELLAACVGMAVSPDDERYEDRIGDTFEVPLFGHEVELLADDDVDGDFGTGAVMICTFGDKQDVDWWAEHDLDLRPVFTEDGRLNELAGEYGDMTIEDAKGAVADDLDEAGYLEDTEPTDQSVGACWRCDTPIEILSKEQWFVEVRQDEILEKAEQVEWIPDHMYDRLEDWTEGMEWDWVISRQRVFATPIPAWFCGNDDCDHIHVADIEELPLDPTETDPAVGECPECGASDWEGETDVMDTWMDSSISPMHVQGWPDAEFTPTTLREQGHDIIRTWAFYTLLRVTALEDEIPWEESLVNGMVFGDDGHKMSKSRGNAVGPEEAIEEYSADSVRQALALGGQPGSDIQFQWKEVKSASRFLTKFWNIFQFSAGHFDEETPDINAPAYRDADEWILSKLSRTAEEVEADMEAYRFDAALRKLREFVWNDLADDYLELVKGRLYEGRPGERDAARKALYTAVSASVRMLSPFSPHFAEELYDHLPGTEGSVHAASWPDIEFEDPEAEEKGDLIAEVASEIRAWKSDAGMALNAELDRIEVYSDLGRGWDTYDLSEAVNAPVYPEAGEPSVELVPVGVDPDHSTIGPQFRDKAGQVVGALESADLTQLKNQKEIEGEITLTVDGEEVTIEGDAVGIEEEYRAESGEEVEVLETDHATALVFP; encoded by the coding sequence ATGACTGACGTTCCCGACAGCTACGACCCCGAGCGAGTCGAACCGAAATGGCAAGAGGAGTGGCGCGGTTCCGAGGTCTACAACCCCGAGGGCGAACCGGACTACGTCATCGACACGCCGCCGCCGTACCCGACAGGTCAACTCCACCTCGGCCACGCGCTGGGGTGGAGTTACATGGACTTCGCCGCGCGATTCCACCGACTGCTGGGCGACGAGGTGTTGTTCCCGCAGGGCTGGGACTGCCACGGCCTGCCGACCGAGGTCAAGGTCGAGGAGGAAGAGGACATCCACCGGACCGACGTGCCCCGCGAGGAGTTCCGGGACCTCTGTGTTGAGTACACCGAGCGCCGCATCGACGGGATGAAGGAGACGATGCAGTCGCTCGGCTTCTCCCAAGACTGGTCGGCGGAGTACCGCACCATGGACGCCGACTACTGGGAGAAGACCCAGCGGTCGTTCGTAGAGATGTCCGGCGAGAACGACGAAGACGACTACATCTATCGGGACGAACACCCCGTCAACTGGTGTCCGCGGTGTGAGACCGCCATCGCCGACGCCGAGGTCGAGAACGTTGACCGCGAGGGGACGCTCCACTACGTCACCTTCCCCGGCGTAGACAACGACGACATCGAGATTGCGACCACGCGACCCGAACTGCTGGCGGCCTGCGTCGGCATGGCGGTCAGTCCCGACGACGAGCGGTACGAAGACCGCATCGGCGACACCTTCGAGGTCCCGCTGTTCGGTCACGAGGTCGAACTGCTGGCCGACGACGACGTTGACGGCGACTTCGGGACCGGCGCGGTCATGATTTGTACGTTCGGCGACAAACAGGACGTAGACTGGTGGGCCGAACACGACCTCGACCTGCGGCCGGTCTTCACGGAGGACGGCCGCCTCAACGAACTCGCCGGAGAGTACGGCGACATGACCATCGAGGACGCGAAAGGTGCGGTCGCCGACGACTTGGACGAGGCCGGATACCTCGAAGACACCGAACCCACCGACCAGTCGGTCGGCGCGTGCTGGCGCTGTGACACGCCCATCGAAATCCTCTCGAAGGAACAGTGGTTCGTCGAGGTCCGCCAAGACGAGATTCTGGAGAAGGCCGAGCAGGTCGAGTGGATTCCCGACCACATGTACGACCGTCTCGAAGACTGGACCGAGGGGATGGAGTGGGACTGGGTTATCTCCCGCCAGCGCGTGTTCGCCACGCCGATTCCCGCGTGGTTCTGCGGGAACGACGACTGCGACCACATCCACGTCGCCGACATTGAGGAACTACCCCTCGACCCCACTGAGACCGACCCCGCAGTCGGCGAGTGTCCGGAGTGTGGCGCGAGCGACTGGGAGGGCGAGACCGACGTGATGGATACGTGGATGGACTCCTCTATCTCGCCGATGCACGTTCAGGGCTGGCCGGACGCGGAGTTCACGCCGACCACGCTCCGCGAGCAGGGCCACGACATCATCCGGACGTGGGCGTTCTACACGCTCCTGCGGGTCACCGCGCTCGAAGACGAGATTCCCTGGGAGGAGTCGCTGGTCAACGGGATGGTCTTTGGCGACGACGGTCACAAGATGAGCAAGTCCCGCGGGAACGCAGTCGGTCCCGAGGAAGCCATCGAGGAGTACAGCGCCGACTCGGTCCGCCAAGCCCTCGCGCTGGGCGGCCAACCCGGTAGCGACATCCAGTTCCAGTGGAAGGAGGTCAAGTCTGCCTCCCGATTCCTCACGAAGTTCTGGAACATCTTCCAGTTCTCCGCGGGCCACTTCGACGAGGAGACGCCCGACATCAACGCGCCAGCGTACCGGGACGCCGACGAGTGGATTCTGTCGAAACTCTCGCGGACCGCCGAGGAAGTAGAGGCGGACATGGAGGCCTACCGCTTCGACGCCGCGCTCCGCAAACTCCGGGAGTTCGTCTGGAACGACCTCGCCGACGACTACCTCGAACTCGTGAAAGGTCGCCTCTACGAGGGTCGGCCCGGCGAGCGCGACGCCGCGCGCAAGGCGCTGTACACCGCGGTCTCGGCGTCGGTCCGCATGCTGTCGCCGTTCTCGCCGCACTTCGCCGAGGAACTGTACGACCACCTCCCCGGCACCGAAGGGAGCGTCCACGCCGCCTCGTGGCCCGACATCGAGTTCGAGGACCCCGAGGCCGAGGAGAAGGGCGACCTCATCGCCGAAGTCGCCAGCGAGATTCGCGCGTGGAAGTCCGACGCCGGGATGGCGCTCAACGCCGAACTCGACCGCATCGAGGTCTACTCCGACCTCGGCCGCGGATGGGACACCTACGACCTCAGCGAGGCGGTCAACGCGCCGGTCTACCCCGAAGCGGGCGAACCCAGTGTGGAACTCGTCCCGGTCGGCGTTGACCCCGACCACAGCACCATCGGCCCGCAGTTCCGCGACAAGGCCGGACAGGTCGTCGGCGCACTCGAATCGGCCGACCTGACCCAACTCAAGAATCAGAAGGAAATCGAGGGCGAGATTACCCTCACCGTTGACGGCGAGGAAGTCACCATCGAGGGCGACGCCGTCGGCATCGAAGAGGAGTACCGCGCCGAGAGCGGCGAGGAAGTCGAAGTGCTGGAGACCGACCACGCGACGGCGCTGGTCTTCCCCTGA